From a single Pirellulaceae bacterium genomic region:
- the pyrH gene encoding UMP kinase, producing the protein MSDAATGPVFRRVILKLSGESLSRSGERGINMDEVIAIAKQVKQAHELGCQIGLVVGGGNILRGAQFKTSAGSYIEAATAHYMGMLATVINALALQEGLESLGCASRVMSAIRMDGVCEPFIRRRAIRHMEKGRIVILAAGTGSPFVTTDTAATQRALELGADIVLKATRVDGVYSDDPEKNPHAILHHELDYDTVLQQNLKVMDGTAILQCRDHRLPILVFNFKKDGNIVKAISGTRVGTRVGPVATSVS; encoded by the coding sequence ATGTCCGACGCAGCCACCGGCCCCGTTTTTCGCCGCGTAATCCTCAAGCTTTCGGGCGAAAGTCTCAGTCGCTCAGGCGAGCGCGGCATCAATATGGACGAGGTGATCGCGATCGCCAAGCAGGTTAAGCAGGCTCACGAACTGGGTTGTCAGATCGGCTTGGTGGTGGGTGGCGGAAATATCCTGCGCGGCGCGCAGTTCAAGACGTCGGCTGGGTCCTACATCGAAGCGGCTACTGCACACTACATGGGCATGTTAGCTACAGTTATCAATGCGCTGGCTCTGCAAGAGGGACTGGAATCGCTGGGTTGTGCGTCGCGCGTGATGTCGGCCATCCGCATGGACGGAGTCTGCGAGCCATTTATTCGACGCCGCGCCATCCGACACATGGAAAAAGGTCGGATCGTTATCCTCGCTGCCGGAACCGGAAGTCCGTTTGTGACCACGGACACAGCGGCTACGCAACGTGCTCTGGAACTGGGTGCCGATATCGTGCTCAAGGCTACGCGGGTGGATGGTGTTTATAGCGACGACCCCGAAAAGAATCCGCACGCCATTCTGCATCATGAACTGGATTACGATACGGTACTGCAACAAAATTTGAAGGTCATGGACGGCACGGCGATTTTGCAGTGTCGCGACCATCGGCTACCCATCCTAGTCTTCAATTTCAAGAAGGATGGCAATATAGTAAAGGCGATCAGCGGCACCCGCGTTGGAACGCGAGTTGGCCCTGTGGCCACCAGCGTAAGCTAG
- the frr gene encoding ribosome recycling factor translates to MTIDDALLDAEERMEKAVGVLKHALSGIRTGRATPGLVDSVRVEVYGSQSPLKQLASIGAPEPNQLVIRPYDVSTIKEIEKAIVASDLGLNPQSDGKIIRINIPALSTDVRKKLVARIKELSEEAKISIRSIRRDANKLIETAEKDKQIGEDDCQRLKDEVQELTKKFEGQAGELAKAREADVMEE, encoded by the coding sequence ATGACGATCGACGATGCACTGTTGGATGCGGAAGAGCGAATGGAAAAGGCGGTCGGGGTGCTCAAGCACGCCCTCAGCGGAATTCGAACTGGACGTGCCACGCCAGGCCTGGTGGATAGCGTTCGCGTCGAGGTTTACGGCTCGCAATCACCGCTCAAGCAATTAGCTTCGATTGGTGCCCCCGAACCCAATCAATTGGTGATTCGACCCTATGACGTCAGTACGATCAAGGAAATTGAAAAGGCCATCGTGGCCAGCGACTTGGGGCTGAATCCTCAAAGCGATGGCAAGATCATTCGCATCAATATTCCGGCGCTCAGTACCGATGTGCGCAAGAAGCTGGTCGCCCGCATCAAAGAATTGTCTGAAGAAGCCAAGATTTCTATTCGCAGCATTCGCCGCGATGCCAACAAGCTGATTGAAACCGCCGAGAAAGATAAACAAATCGGCGAAGATGACTGCCAGCGACTTAAAGATGAAGTGCAAGAGTTGACAAAGAAATTTGAAGGCCAGGCCGGCGAACTGGCTAAGGCTCGCGAAGCCGACGTCATGGAAGAGTAA
- a CDS encoding DNA gyrase subunit B gives MSDSQNQSNTPPDEQITLSSDSTYDADSLKHLSDMEHVRARPAMYIGDTTLKGLHHLVYEVVDNSIDEVMAGYAKMVSIQINQDGSVTVEDDGRGIPVARHPQLSEQMQREVSTLEGVMTVLKFGGKFEKKAYQTSGGLHGVGVTVVNFLSAWCEVEVSREGFVWTQSYERGVATGPVAKGHATTKIGTKTTFKPDAAIFPNTKFVFDTLYKRLQELAFLNSGVRIRFKDERIGESDEFYYERGIVEFVEHLNRASDAVHPDVLLIEGDREGVSYQVAMQYSTEYTENVQSYVNNIHTIEGGTHVSGFRAALTRALNAYGKKENLLENLAPTGEDFREGLTAVISIRVPHPQFEGQTKTKLGNGEVEGIITTAVGEALQKYLEENPKSAKSIVKKGLLACEAREAARKAKDLLRQRKNALSGGGLPGKLRDCISNKMEECEVYLVEGDSAGGSAEGGRFREFQAILPLRGKIINAYKSREDKVLANEEVKSMIQAIGCGIGADQDISKRRYNKVIVMTDADVDGSHIRTLLLCFFYRQMYHLVAGGHVYLAQPPLYRVVRGKSKYYVQTDEEMKSQLLERGLSDCWLETDTGRRIEAFQMRKLCETLASMEDAIVALERRGVSLKEHSQRMDPETKRLPIFLLTVGKDTQWFHSRDALDSFIQQNNIQLDGQDKGDPADTNGDGVVAHYVETHEVKSINSGLKDLLELQFTIGDLIPEQKTGSTESKFHLHREENRIGIDDLRALLPAIRSAGERGMQLTRFKGLGEMNPEELRETTLDRNNRTLVQVTLTDAAAADEMFRVLMGDKVEPRRQFIEKHALEVRNLDV, from the coding sequence ATGTCTGACTCACAGAACCAGTCCAACACCCCACCCGATGAACAGATTACGCTGTCGAGTGATTCGACATACGATGCCGATTCGCTGAAGCACCTCAGCGATATGGAGCATGTGCGCGCTCGCCCGGCGATGTACATTGGCGATACGACCCTCAAAGGGCTGCACCATCTGGTCTACGAAGTCGTCGACAATTCGATCGACGAAGTCATGGCTGGCTACGCCAAGATGGTCAGCATCCAGATCAATCAGGATGGATCGGTAACGGTCGAGGATGATGGTCGCGGAATCCCAGTAGCACGTCACCCACAACTGAGTGAACAGATGCAGCGCGAAGTCAGTACGCTGGAAGGCGTGATGACGGTGCTTAAGTTCGGCGGAAAGTTCGAGAAGAAGGCCTATCAGACGTCAGGTGGTTTGCACGGCGTGGGGGTAACGGTCGTCAACTTCTTGTCGGCTTGGTGCGAAGTAGAAGTTAGTCGCGAAGGTTTTGTATGGACGCAAAGCTACGAGCGAGGTGTAGCCACCGGCCCTGTTGCCAAAGGACACGCCACGACCAAGATCGGTACTAAGACCACCTTCAAGCCCGATGCGGCCATCTTCCCTAATACCAAGTTTGTGTTTGATACGCTGTATAAGCGCTTGCAGGAGCTGGCGTTTCTCAATAGCGGGGTGCGCATACGGTTCAAAGACGAGCGCATCGGCGAATCCGATGAGTTTTATTACGAGCGTGGCATCGTTGAATTCGTTGAGCACCTCAATCGCGCTAGTGACGCTGTGCATCCCGATGTATTGCTGATCGAAGGTGACCGCGAAGGCGTTAGCTATCAAGTGGCTATGCAGTATTCCACGGAATACACCGAGAATGTACAGTCCTATGTCAACAATATCCATACGATTGAAGGTGGCACGCATGTCTCTGGTTTCCGCGCCGCGTTGACTCGAGCGCTGAACGCTTACGGCAAGAAAGAAAACTTGTTGGAGAACCTAGCACCCACCGGCGAGGACTTTCGCGAAGGCCTAACGGCCGTCATCAGCATTCGCGTACCGCACCCTCAATTCGAGGGACAGACCAAGACCAAGCTGGGTAACGGTGAAGTCGAGGGCATCATCACCACCGCTGTCGGCGAGGCTTTGCAAAAGTACTTGGAAGAAAATCCTAAGAGCGCCAAGTCCATTGTTAAAAAGGGATTGCTGGCCTGCGAAGCGCGCGAAGCGGCGCGCAAGGCTAAAGACTTGCTGCGACAGCGCAAGAACGCGCTGAGCGGCGGTGGACTGCCCGGCAAGCTGCGTGACTGCATTAGCAACAAGATGGAAGAGTGCGAAGTCTACCTGGTGGAAGGCGATTCCGCCGGTGGCAGCGCCGAAGGCGGTCGCTTCCGCGAATTCCAAGCGATCTTGCCGTTGCGCGGTAAGATCATCAACGCCTACAAGAGCCGCGAAGATAAGGTACTGGCTAACGAAGAAGTCAAGTCGATGATCCAAGCCATCGGTTGCGGTATCGGTGCCGATCAAGACATCAGCAAACGGCGCTACAACAAGGTCATCGTCATGACTGACGCCGACGTGGACGGATCTCACATTCGCACGCTTCTGTTGTGCTTTTTCTATCGGCAAATGTATCATTTGGTGGCCGGCGGTCACGTCTATTTAGCCCAGCCCCCGCTGTATCGCGTGGTGCGCGGGAAATCAAAGTACTACGTGCAAACCGACGAAGAGATGAAGTCGCAATTGCTTGAGCGTGGCTTGTCCGATTGCTGGTTGGAGACGGACACTGGGCGGCGCATCGAGGCATTTCAAATGCGCAAGCTGTGCGAAACATTGGCCAGCATGGAAGACGCTATTGTGGCACTTGAGCGTCGTGGTGTGAGCCTAAAGGAGCATTCCCAGCGGATGGATCCGGAAACTAAACGCCTACCGATTTTTTTGTTGACTGTCGGTAAAGATACGCAGTGGTTTCACTCACGCGATGCGCTGGATAGCTTTATCCAGCAGAACAACATCCAACTGGATGGCCAGGACAAAGGCGATCCAGCGGATACCAACGGCGATGGCGTTGTGGCGCACTATGTTGAGACGCACGAGGTCAAGTCAATCAATTCAGGGCTGAAGGATTTGCTGGAGCTGCAATTTACGATTGGCGACTTGATTCCTGAACAAAAGACGGGCAGTACCGAGTCCAAGTTTCATTTGCATCGCGAGGAGAATCGGATTGGTATCGACGACTTGCGAGCGCTGCTGCCTGCCATTCGCAGCGCCGGCGAGCGTGGAATGCAACTGACACGCTTTAAGGGGCTAGGCGAAATGAACCCCGAAGAATTGCGTGAAACCACATTGGATCGCAACAATCGAACATTGGTGCAGGTAACTCTAACCGATGCTGCCGCCGCCGACGAAATGTTCCGCGTCTTAATGGGCGACAAAGTCGAACCCCGTCGCCAATTCATCGAAAAGCACGCCCTAGAAGTGCGCAATCTGGACGTTTAG